A genomic segment from Thermus sp. LT1-2-5 encodes:
- a CDS encoding rhodanese-like domain-containing protein gives MTRRALLALLPLFLFACGPKGSYQNVSPEELYRALSAGAMVVDVRTPAEFAQGHVPGAVNLPVEEVARWADTLPKDKPVYLYCRSGNRSRQAAEYLKKKGYTNLYNVEGGVLAIARAGYPLVR, from the coding sequence ATGACCCGCCGCGCCCTTCTCGCCCTTCTTCCCCTCTTCCTCTTCGCCTGCGGTCCCAAGGGGAGCTACCAGAACGTGTCCCCGGAGGAGCTCTACCGGGCCTTGAGCGCCGGGGCCATGGTGGTGGACGTGCGCACGCCTGCGGAGTTCGCCCAAGGCCACGTGCCGGGAGCGGTGAACCTCCCTGTGGAGGAGGTGGCCCGTTGGGCGGATACCCTCCCCAAGGACAAGCCCGTCTACCTCTACTGTCGTAGCGGCAACCGCAGCCGCCAGGCGGCGGAATACCTGAAAAAGAAGGGCTACACCAACCTCTACAACGTGGAAGGAGGGGTGTTGGCCATCGCGCGGGCAGGCTACCCCTTGGTCCGCTGA
- a CDS encoding thioredoxin family protein, protein MPLLGPKEQEIVRERLSSLTRDVEMVLFTDSSTLIAPGKEPCLYCKETKQLLEELAPLSDKLHLVVYDLATPEGQEMAKTYKVEAAPTLILREKGSEAINLRYRGIPAGYEFASLLEDLEMLGRDGHGLPENVVQELNNLPEEVRLQVFVTPTCPYCPQAVRTAHRMAYASSKVWGEMIEANEFPELSNRYHIHGVPDTIINEGKERVLGAQPLSQFLQAIRKAVGVRA, encoded by the coding sequence ATGCCGTTACTGGGACCCAAGGAGCAAGAGATCGTTCGCGAGCGGCTTTCTAGCCTTACCCGGGATGTGGAGATGGTGCTCTTTACCGACTCTTCCACCCTCATCGCCCCGGGCAAGGAACCCTGCCTTTACTGCAAGGAAACCAAGCAGCTCTTGGAGGAGCTCGCCCCCCTTTCCGACAAGCTCCACCTGGTGGTCTACGACCTCGCCACCCCCGAGGGGCAGGAGATGGCCAAGACCTATAAGGTGGAGGCGGCCCCCACCCTGATCCTGCGGGAAAAGGGCTCGGAGGCCATTAACCTCCGCTACCGGGGGATTCCGGCGGGATACGAGTTCGCCAGCCTCCTCGAGGACCTGGAGATGCTGGGCCGCGATGGGCACGGCCTGCCGGAAAACGTGGTCCAGGAGCTTAACAACCTTCCCGAGGAGGTGCGGCTCCAGGTTTTCGTCACCCCCACCTGCCCCTACTGCCCGCAGGCGGTGCGCACCGCCCACCGCATGGCCTACGCCTCCTCCAAGGTCTGGGGCGAGATGATCGAGGCCAACGAGTTCCCCGAGCTTTCCAATCGCTACCACATCCACGGGGTGCCCGACACCATCATCAACGAGGGCAAGGAGCGGGTGTTGGGGGCCCAGCCCCTTTCCCAGTTCCTCCAGGCCATCCGCAAGGCCGTGGGGGTTCGGGCCTAA
- a CDS encoding rhodanese-like domain-containing protein, giving the protein MVFRQIYEEGLAQMSYVLGCAATGEALVVDPKRDVDTYLELAQSLGLRITAIAETHIHADYLSGARELAKATGATLYLSDEGDENWKYRGLEGFSHVLLKDGDEFKVGNIRVKAVHTPGHTPEHLSFLVADGAVTDEPLLFLTGDFVFVGDVGRPDLLEEAAGFKGTAEPGARRMYRSLKEKFLTLPDHVQVWPGHGAGSACGKALGALPATTVGYERRHAWWAEYLERGDEEGFVKALLQGQPEAPTYFKEMKRLNRDGMPILGGIPHPGRLTQAQFLRWLEKGAILVDTRDKFAFAGGHLKGAINIPAGKNFATWAGWLLPYDRPLVLLAHPSEVEALTRALIRIGLDEVVGYIPGLEGYAQGELETVPQITAKEAKALWERGEAVVLDVRGRDEYLAGHIPGALNIHAGRVLAHLPKLPKDKPLIVHCLGGDRSSTAISALLAHGFRNALNLTGGIRAWQEAGFPMVKGDELVTV; this is encoded by the coding sequence ATGGTCTTCCGGCAAATCTACGAGGAAGGTTTGGCGCAGATGAGCTACGTTCTAGGGTGCGCCGCCACCGGAGAAGCCTTGGTGGTGGACCCCAAGCGGGACGTGGACACCTATCTCGAGCTCGCCCAAAGCCTGGGCCTGCGCATCACCGCCATCGCCGAAACCCACATCCACGCCGACTACCTCTCGGGAGCTAGGGAACTGGCCAAGGCCACAGGGGCCACCCTCTACCTCTCGGACGAGGGGGACGAGAACTGGAAGTACCGGGGCCTGGAGGGCTTCTCCCACGTGCTTCTGAAAGACGGCGACGAGTTTAAGGTGGGGAACATCCGGGTGAAGGCGGTCCATACCCCGGGCCACACCCCCGAGCACCTCTCCTTCCTGGTGGCGGACGGGGCGGTGACGGACGAGCCCCTCCTCTTCCTCACCGGGGACTTCGTCTTCGTGGGGGACGTGGGGCGGCCCGACCTCTTGGAGGAGGCGGCCGGGTTTAAGGGCACGGCGGAACCCGGGGCTAGGCGCATGTACCGCAGCCTCAAGGAGAAGTTCCTCACCCTTCCCGACCACGTGCAGGTCTGGCCCGGCCACGGGGCGGGGTCGGCCTGCGGCAAGGCCCTCGGGGCCCTTCCCGCCACCACCGTGGGCTACGAGCGGCGCCACGCCTGGTGGGCGGAGTACCTGGAACGGGGCGATGAGGAGGGGTTCGTGAAGGCCCTCCTCCAAGGCCAGCCTGAAGCCCCCACCTACTTCAAGGAAATGAAGCGGCTCAACCGGGACGGCATGCCCATCCTGGGCGGCATCCCCCACCCCGGGCGGCTCACCCAGGCCCAGTTCCTCCGCTGGCTGGAGAAGGGGGCCATCCTGGTGGACACCCGGGATAAGTTCGCCTTCGCTGGGGGACATCTGAAGGGGGCCATCAACATCCCCGCAGGGAAGAACTTCGCCACCTGGGCGGGCTGGCTTCTCCCCTACGACCGACCCCTGGTTCTCCTGGCTCACCCCTCCGAGGTGGAGGCCCTCACCCGGGCCCTGATCCGCATCGGGCTAGACGAGGTAGTGGGGTATATCCCGGGCCTCGAGGGCTACGCCCAAGGGGAGCTAGAAACCGTGCCCCAGATCACGGCCAAGGAGGCCAAGGCCCTTTGGGAACGGGGTGAGGCGGTGGTCTTGGACGTGCGGGGGCGGGACGAGTACCTGGCCGGGCACATCCCGGGGGCCCTGAACATCCATGCGGGCAGGGTGCTGGCCCACCTCCCCAAACTTCCCAAGGACAAGCCCCTCATCGTTCACTGCTTGGGCGGGGACCGTTCCAGCACCGCCATCTCCGCCCTGCTGGCCCACGGCTTCCGCAACGCCCTGAACCTCACTGGGGGGATTAGGGCCTGGCAGGAAGCCGGCTTCCCCATGGTGAAAGGTGATGAACTGGTGACTGTTTAA
- a CDS encoding rhodanese-like domain-containing protein, which translates to MYETQVKDLSPEEAKKLYEAGVPFFDVREVEEYAQARIPGAQLLPLSEFMARYGEIPKDRPVVLYCRTGNRSWQAAAWLSAQGYQVYNLEGGIVRWYRAGLPVDTTPVEVGYGATSYREVGPLEAAKLLEEAFVVDVREAWEYGEGHVPKAVNIPLSTLPQRLNELPKDRLILLVCNSGNRSGVAADFLVQQGFDGEKVYNLEGGTYAWAASGLPLER; encoded by the coding sequence GTGTACGAAACCCAAGTGAAAGACCTGTCCCCCGAGGAGGCCAAAAAGCTTTACGAGGCGGGCGTGCCCTTCTTCGACGTGCGGGAGGTGGAGGAGTACGCTCAGGCCCGCATCCCCGGGGCCCAGCTCCTTCCCCTTTCCGAGTTCATGGCCCGCTACGGGGAGATCCCCAAGGACCGCCCCGTGGTCCTTTACTGCCGCACGGGCAACCGCTCCTGGCAGGCGGCAGCCTGGCTTAGCGCCCAAGGTTATCAGGTGTACAACCTCGAGGGGGGCATCGTCCGCTGGTACCGCGCAGGGCTCCCCGTGGACACCACCCCGGTGGAGGTGGGCTACGGCGCCACCTCCTACCGGGAGGTGGGGCCCTTGGAAGCGGCCAAGCTCTTGGAGGAAGCCTTCGTGGTGGACGTGCGGGAGGCGTGGGAATACGGGGAAGGACACGTGCCCAAGGCGGTGAACATTCCCCTTTCCACCCTCCCCCAGCGCCTGAACGAGCTCCCCAAGGACCGTCTCATCCTCCTGGTGTGTAACTCCGGGAACCGCTCAGGGGTGGCGGCGGACTTTTTGGTGCAGCAGGGCTTTGACGGGGAGAAGGTCTACAACCTGGAAGGCGGGACCTACGCCTGGGCCGCCTCGGGCCTGCCCCTGGAGCGATGA
- a CDS encoding sulfite exporter TauE/SafE family protein, giving the protein MSLALLGALLIGLSLGLLGSGGSILTVPVLVYLLGEPPKQAIAESLLIVGGIALLGAIPYALRGLVDWRNVLFFGLPGMAGTYLGAFLSRYVSGEVQLLVFALVMLLAAYFMARPIPLAQGGKRKGWKIVLDGLAVGALTGFVGVGGGFLIVPALVLLGGLPMHLAVGTSLLIIALKSFSGFYKYLHLLPEYGLAVNYAVVGLFIAVGLLGSLLGGRIALRLPQASLKRGFALFLVVMGVFIVAQSL; this is encoded by the coding sequence ATGAGTCTCGCCCTTCTTGGTGCCCTCCTCATCGGCCTCTCCTTGGGGCTTTTAGGCTCCGGGGGCTCCATCCTCACCGTGCCCGTCCTGGTCTACCTCCTGGGGGAGCCCCCCAAGCAGGCCATTGCGGAAAGCCTCCTCATCGTGGGGGGAATCGCCCTCCTGGGGGCCATCCCCTACGCCCTGAGGGGTCTTGTGGATTGGCGGAACGTCCTTTTCTTCGGCCTGCCCGGGATGGCGGGCACGTATCTGGGCGCCTTCCTTTCCCGGTACGTTTCGGGCGAGGTGCAACTCTTGGTCTTCGCCCTGGTCATGCTCCTCGCCGCATACTTCATGGCCCGGCCCATTCCCCTGGCCCAAGGGGGGAAGCGCAAGGGCTGGAAAATCGTCCTGGACGGCTTAGCCGTGGGGGCTCTTACGGGGTTCGTGGGGGTAGGGGGCGGGTTTTTGATCGTGCCCGCCCTGGTCCTCCTGGGGGGGCTTCCCATGCACCTGGCGGTGGGCACGAGCCTCCTCATCATCGCCCTCAAGTCCTTCTCCGGGTTTTACAAGTACCTCCACCTCTTGCCCGAGTACGGCCTCGCGGTGAACTACGCCGTGGTAGGACTCTTTATCGCCGTGGGGCTCCTGGGAAGCCTCCTTGGGGGAAGGATCGCCCTTAGGCTTCCCCAGGCCTCCCTGAAGCGGGGCTTCGCCCTCTTCCTGGTGGTCATGGGGGTCTTTATCGTGGCGCAAAGCCTTTAG
- a CDS encoding peptidylprolyl isomerase, translated as MRAFLLALVLTLSPLALAQEDPVVAQVGTEALTKSQFELRFGLFAKSALRQLGLPDSEETRALLAQYRPQYLEALAEERALLQAAKALGFWPKPEAVEAQVQALLEAFPDEAALGQALQGAGLPDLAAYRLLVAEALALEALEKHYRERIEVPPAALKALWLLSPEYRHGTLYCARHILLPTLEAAREALGRLEKGEPFPQVAQALSQDPGSKEAGGDLGCEPKGTYIPAFEEALLRLKPGEVSGPVGTQFGFHILLLEAVKPAGRYPLEEVAEELAAGVKDRAWEKLAKALIRPYPIRLFPERL; from the coding sequence ATGCGCGCCTTTCTTCTCGCCCTTGTTCTCACCCTAAGCCCCTTGGCCCTGGCCCAAGAAGACCCCGTGGTGGCCCAGGTGGGGACGGAGGCCCTCACCAAGAGCCAGTTTGAGCTCCGCTTCGGCCTTTTTGCCAAAAGCGCCCTAAGGCAACTGGGCCTTCCCGACTCGGAGGAAACCCGGGCCCTTCTGGCCCAGTACCGGCCCCAGTACCTGGAGGCCTTGGCGGAGGAGCGGGCCTTGTTGCAGGCGGCGAAGGCCCTGGGGTTTTGGCCCAAGCCGGAGGCGGTGGAGGCCCAGGTGCAGGCCCTCCTCGAGGCCTTCCCCGACGAGGCGGCTTTGGGCCAGGCCTTGCAGGGTGCAGGGCTTCCCGACCTCGCCGCCTACCGCCTGCTGGTGGCGGAGGCCTTGGCCCTGGAGGCCCTGGAAAAGCATTACCGGGAAAGGATAGAGGTGCCCCCTGCCGCCCTCAAGGCCCTTTGGCTCCTCTCCCCGGAGTACCGCCACGGAACCCTCTACTGCGCCCGGCACATCCTCTTGCCCACCCTCGAGGCGGCCAGGGAGGCCCTAGGCCGCTTGGAGAAGGGAGAGCCCTTCCCTCAGGTGGCCCAGGCCCTGTCCCAGGACCCGGGCTCCAAGGAGGCGGGCGGGGACTTGGGCTGCGAGCCGAAGGGCACCTACATCCCCGCTTTTGAAGAGGCCCTCTTGCGCCTGAAGCCCGGGGAGGTTTCCGGCCCAGTGGGGACGCAGTTCGGCTTCCACATCCTCCTCCTGGAGGCGGTGAAGCCCGCAGGCCGCTACCCCTTGGAGGAGGTGGCGGAGGAGCTCGCCGCCGGCGTGAAGGACCGGGCCTGGGAGAAGCTCGCCAAGGCCCTCATCCGCCCCTACCCCATCCGGCTTTTCCCGGAAAGGCTTTAG
- the hemE gene encoding uroporphyrinogen decarboxylase, which yields MGGVNDLILKAARGLPTPRPPVWFMRQAGRYQKEYQKIRERYTLPEIVRHPEVAAEVTLLPVRQLGVDAAILFADITTPLYGMGVELSLVEGKGPVIHHPIRDEKGVEALLPLEPEEAVPFVLEAIRILKRELTVPLIGFAGAPFTLASYLVEGGPSRHFLEVKAFMYREEALWHRLMARLAEAMARYLRAQAEAGADLLQVFDSWVGALSPADYRRYVKPHMAWLFQALKPLGVPVIHFGVGTMGLLRDMREAGGDVLGLDHHTPLPWAREVLGGVPVQGNLDPALLFAPKEVLKREVLRILEENGGRPGHIFNLGHGILPKTPVENVRYVVELLKEVAA from the coding sequence ATGGGGGGCGTGAACGACCTGATCCTGAAGGCGGCCCGGGGGCTTCCCACCCCCAGGCCCCCCGTCTGGTTCATGCGCCAAGCGGGCCGCTACCAAAAGGAGTACCAAAAGATTCGGGAACGCTACACCTTGCCCGAGATCGTGCGCCACCCCGAGGTGGCCGCCGAGGTGACGCTTTTGCCCGTGCGGCAACTGGGGGTGGACGCCGCCATCCTCTTCGCCGACATCACCACCCCCCTGTACGGCATGGGGGTGGAGCTTTCCCTGGTGGAGGGCAAGGGCCCGGTGATCCATCACCCCATTCGGGACGAAAAGGGGGTGGAGGCCCTCTTGCCCCTGGAGCCCGAGGAGGCGGTGCCCTTCGTGCTCGAGGCCATCCGCATCCTGAAGCGGGAGCTAACCGTACCCCTCATCGGCTTCGCCGGGGCCCCCTTCACCCTGGCGAGCTACCTGGTGGAGGGAGGGCCAAGCCGGCACTTCCTGGAGGTGAAGGCCTTCATGTACCGGGAGGAGGCGCTGTGGCACCGCCTTATGGCCCGGCTCGCCGAGGCCATGGCCCGCTACCTCCGGGCCCAAGCTGAGGCGGGGGCGGACCTCCTCCAGGTCTTCGACTCCTGGGTGGGGGCCCTTTCCCCCGCCGACTACCGCCGCTACGTGAAGCCCCACATGGCATGGCTCTTCCAGGCCCTAAAGCCCCTGGGGGTGCCGGTGATCCACTTTGGGGTGGGGACCATGGGGCTTCTAAGGGACATGCGGGAGGCCGGGGGGGACGTCCTCGGCCTGGACCACCACACCCCCCTCCCTTGGGCCCGGGAGGTCCTGGGGGGGGTGCCGGTGCAGGGCAACCTAGACCCCGCCCTCCTCTTCGCCCCCAAGGAGGTCCTCAAGCGGGAGGTCCTGCGCATCCTGGAGGAAAACGGGGGACGGCCCGGGCACATCTTCAACCTTGGGCACGGGATCCTGCCCAAGACCCCGGTGGAAAACGTGCGCTACGTGGTAGAACTCCTGAAGGAGGTGGCGGCGTGA
- the hemH gene encoding ferrochelatase — MNVLLMAYGTPYAPEEIEPYYTDIRRGKKPPEELLKELSERYERIGKSPLNEITLVQALRLQALLNLEAPPLPKRLLGPFAPRAPHGPARVYVGTKHWHPTLGEAVAAMHEDGVRRAVAIVAAPHYSLRSVAEYKEKVEAALKALPEAIDFVWVESYEAHPGLIAAYARRLEEAIWRLRDPKRAAYVFTAHSIPLAAVERGDPYPKQVEKTAELIAKRLSLPRFYVAYQSAGRTPEPWLGPDINELLRHLREEGYAEAVVQAVGFPADHLEVFYDLDLEAQATAAEVGLRLLRARSLNADLDYIQVLKDLVEAAWLR; from the coding sequence GTGAACGTACTCCTGATGGCCTACGGTACCCCCTACGCCCCCGAGGAGATCGAGCCCTACTACACCGACATCCGCCGGGGCAAGAAACCCCCAGAAGAGCTCCTCAAGGAGCTCAGCGAGCGCTACGAGCGCATCGGCAAAAGCCCCTTGAACGAGATCACCCTGGTCCAGGCCCTGAGGCTCCAGGCCCTTTTGAACCTCGAGGCCCCCCCCCTTCCCAAGCGCCTTCTGGGCCCCTTCGCCCCCCGGGCCCCCCACGGCCCGGCCCGGGTCTATGTGGGCACCAAGCACTGGCACCCCACCCTGGGCGAGGCGGTGGCGGCCATGCACGAGGACGGGGTGCGGCGGGCGGTGGCCATCGTGGCCGCCCCCCACTACTCCTTGAGGAGCGTGGCGGAGTACAAGGAGAAGGTGGAAGCCGCCCTCAAGGCCCTGCCCGAGGCCATAGACTTCGTCTGGGTGGAAAGCTACGAGGCCCACCCCGGCCTCATCGCCGCCTACGCCAGGCGGCTGGAAGAGGCCATCTGGCGCCTTCGGGACCCCAAGCGGGCCGCCTACGTCTTCACCGCCCACTCCATCCCCCTTGCGGCGGTGGAGCGGGGCGACCCTTACCCCAAGCAGGTGGAGAAGACGGCGGAGCTCATTGCCAAGCGCCTTTCCCTGCCCCGCTTCTATGTGGCCTACCAGTCGGCGGGGCGCACCCCCGAGCCCTGGCTCGGCCCGGACATCAACGAGCTCCTGCGGCACCTTAGGGAGGAAGGCTACGCCGAGGCGGTGGTGCAGGCGGTGGGCTTCCCCGCCGACCACCTGGAGGTCTTCTACGACCTGGACCTCGAGGCCCAGGCCACCGCGGCGGAGGTGGGCCTGAGGCTCCTTAGGGCCCGGAGCCTCAACGCCGACCTGGATTACATCCAGGTCCTCAAGGACCTGGTGGAGGCGGCGTGGCTCAGGTAG
- the hemG gene encoding protoporphyrinogen oxidase gives MAQVAIVGGGWAGLSAALSLQAEGVDFLLLEATPRLGGKVFTHQGEGFLVEGGPDASVRYKKEVLELAQALGLEPIGTLPAKPSAYILRKGKAHPLPEGLLQVVPGDLKALAKTPLLSLSGKLRALYDLFLPRGDKEDESLKEFVERRLGPEVFAALVAPLAGGIYGGEPEELSLRAAFPALLELERKHRSLLLGAMRTRRGRGSREGGSLFFSFAQGLSALTRRMAERVADRVLLATPVLALEPLGGRFRLHTPKGALEVEAVILATPAPVAASLLRPFLPEATALLKGIPHTPAATVSLAFKEALPVEGHGLLIAQGENYRARGFTWTHQKWPGRAPEGFSLVRAYFSGEAARKGEGELARLALEDLQRYLGKAVRPERTFVFRFPEGMPAYRVGHLDRLARLEMALLEAPGLFLAGNYLLGVGLPEVVRSGKKAAERALAHLSLTPPGKEETSRLG, from the coding sequence GTGGCTCAGGTAGCCATCGTGGGGGGAGGGTGGGCGGGGCTTTCCGCTGCCCTCTCCCTCCAGGCAGAAGGGGTGGATTTCCTCCTCCTGGAGGCCACGCCCCGCCTGGGGGGGAAGGTCTTCACCCACCAGGGGGAAGGCTTTTTGGTGGAGGGCGGCCCAGACGCTAGCGTGCGCTACAAGAAGGAGGTCCTGGAGCTGGCCCAGGCCCTGGGCCTGGAGCCCATCGGCACCCTTCCCGCCAAACCCTCCGCCTACATCCTGCGCAAGGGCAAAGCCCATCCCCTCCCTGAGGGGCTACTCCAGGTGGTGCCGGGGGACCTCAAGGCCTTGGCCAAGACCCCCCTCCTTTCCCTTTCCGGGAAGCTCCGGGCCCTTTACGACCTCTTCCTCCCCCGGGGGGACAAGGAGGACGAAAGCCTAAAGGAGTTCGTGGAAAGGCGCCTTGGCCCCGAGGTCTTCGCCGCCTTGGTGGCCCCCCTGGCTGGGGGGATCTACGGGGGGGAGCCGGAGGAGCTTTCCCTGCGGGCCGCTTTCCCCGCCCTTTTGGAGCTGGAGCGGAAGCACCGAAGCCTCCTCCTGGGGGCCATGCGAACCCGAAGGGGGCGGGGAAGCCGCGAAGGGGGAAGCCTCTTCTTCTCCTTCGCCCAGGGGCTATCCGCCCTCACCCGGAGGATGGCGGAAAGGGTAGCCGACCGGGTCCTCCTCGCCACCCCGGTCCTGGCCCTGGAGCCCTTGGGCGGCCGCTTTCGCCTCCACACCCCTAAGGGCGCCCTGGAGGTGGAGGCGGTGATCCTCGCCACCCCCGCCCCCGTGGCCGCCTCCCTCCTGAGGCCCTTCCTCCCCGAGGCCACGGCCCTTCTAAAGGGCATCCCCCACACCCCGGCGGCCACGGTGAGCCTGGCCTTTAAGGAGGCGCTCCCCGTGGAGGGGCACGGCCTCCTCATCGCCCAGGGGGAGAACTACCGGGCGCGCGGCTTCACCTGGACGCACCAGAAGTGGCCGGGCCGGGCCCCTGAGGGCTTTAGCCTGGTGCGGGCCTACTTCTCCGGGGAGGCGGCCCGGAAGGGCGAAGGGGAGCTGGCCCGGCTCGCCCTGGAGGACCTCCAGCGCTACCTGGGTAAGGCGGTGCGGCCCGAGCGCACCTTCGTCTTCCGCTTCCCCGAGGGGATGCCCGCCTATCGGGTAGGGCACCTGGACCGCCTGGCCCGCCTGGAGATGGCCCTCCTCGAGGCTCCTGGGCTCTTCCTGGCGGGGAACTACCTCTTGGGCGTGGGGCTTCCCGAGGTGGTGCGCTCGGGCAAGAAGGCGGCGGAAAGGGCCCTCGCCCATCTCTCCCTAACCCCCCCTGGCAAAGAGGAAACCTCCCGGTTAGGATAA
- a CDS encoding diguanylate cyclase, with translation MPLPYSAVALGALFLGLLAGFWGYKDPYILPWFMIFTATLASARGLGVGLAAALLSTLLLLLFPGFDLVAAGLLLLSAFLAHQVGQSLRLAHRRAKRLARAQKLLAEALEALPQADNRETLLRTLPQRLAAFGEGGHAGVWVPTGEGFRLLASEPPLALDTIPASGIVGRAFREGKPLYVPDVHREPTYISAPGHQAQAELALPLMEREEVVAVLNLERSRSFTPEELEGLTRFAQAVSLQLSRLADLEERRLLAELAQRMQSAGTPKEAAQKALDLLLQVLGLESGALWEARGSRMVALAYQGVTEPSLLRVIEEGLPYGIGLAWQVYETYSPVFTARYAEESRTVPALRNLNWRTFAALPIPSPGSPRARRVLVVGQREERLWRKAEEELLLSACRAIGLGLEGLTEKRRHQAVNRLFLDLLERPLEALYQAVLEEAIRQVPGAEAGSLLVSEGGEYRFQAVVGYDLEGLKAVRFTPEGMLLWYGRGEEATRRGEPRIMSAEERPIAEISHRTAPPETMDTAGRVGEIRANLCLPVPYKGEVLAYLNLDNHHDPRAFGEDSLQVARFFAAPLATLLHEHRTRRLLEEAALTDPLTGLLNRRAFDRHFLEELQRAERYNYPLSLAILDLKGFKPVNDRLGHAVGDLALIKVAEALQKERRNGDRIFRWGGDEFAVLFPHTPKQGAVAAAYRYAKAIERLCFGEICLGVNIGVAAFPEDGTTPDELLSAADTRMYQAKAKGLAVVA, from the coding sequence ATGCCCCTCCCCTACTCCGCCGTCGCCCTGGGCGCCCTTTTCCTGGGGCTTCTGGCCGGGTTTTGGGGGTATAAAGACCCCTACATCCTCCCCTGGTTCATGATCTTCACCGCCACCCTGGCCAGCGCCCGGGGGCTTGGGGTAGGCCTAGCGGCGGCGCTTTTGTCCACGCTTCTCCTCCTCCTATTCCCCGGGTTTGACCTGGTGGCGGCGGGGCTTCTCCTCCTTTCCGCCTTCCTGGCCCACCAGGTGGGCCAAAGCCTCCGCCTGGCCCATCGCCGGGCCAAGCGCCTGGCCCGGGCGCAAAAGCTCCTGGCCGAGGCCCTCGAGGCCCTCCCCCAGGCCGACAACCGGGAAACCCTCCTCCGCACCCTGCCCCAAAGGCTCGCCGCCTTCGGAGAAGGGGGGCACGCTGGGGTCTGGGTCCCAACAGGGGAAGGCTTCCGCCTTTTGGCCAGCGAACCTCCCTTAGCCCTGGACACCATACCCGCCAGCGGGATCGTGGGGCGGGCCTTTCGGGAGGGGAAGCCCCTTTATGTGCCCGATGTGCACCGAGAACCCACCTACATCAGCGCACCGGGCCACCAGGCCCAGGCCGAACTGGCCCTTCCCCTCATGGAGCGAGAGGAAGTGGTGGCGGTCCTTAACCTGGAGCGGAGCCGCTCCTTCACCCCGGAAGAGCTAGAGGGGCTTACCCGCTTCGCCCAAGCGGTAAGCCTTCAGCTTTCCCGCCTGGCGGACCTGGAGGAGCGGCGACTCCTGGCCGAACTTGCCCAGAGGATGCAAAGCGCAGGCACCCCAAAGGAGGCGGCCCAAAAGGCCTTAGACCTCCTCCTCCAAGTGCTAGGCTTGGAAAGCGGAGCCCTTTGGGAAGCCAGGGGAAGCCGCATGGTGGCCTTGGCCTACCAGGGGGTGACGGAACCTAGCCTCCTCCGGGTCATAGAGGAGGGGCTACCCTACGGGATAGGCCTGGCCTGGCAGGTCTACGAGACCTATAGCCCCGTCTTCACCGCCCGCTACGCCGAGGAAAGCCGAACCGTCCCCGCCCTCCGGAACCTGAACTGGCGCACCTTCGCCGCTTTGCCCATCCCCTCCCCCGGTAGCCCCAGGGCCCGGCGGGTCTTGGTGGTGGGGCAACGGGAAGAGAGGCTCTGGCGGAAGGCGGAGGAGGAGCTTCTCCTCTCCGCCTGTCGGGCCATCGGCCTCGGCTTGGAGGGCCTCACGGAAAAGCGCCGGCACCAGGCGGTGAACCGCCTTTTCCTAGACCTATTGGAAAGGCCCTTGGAGGCGCTTTACCAAGCGGTCTTGGAGGAGGCCATCCGCCAAGTGCCCGGCGCAGAAGCGGGAAGCCTTTTGGTATCGGAAGGCGGGGAGTACCGCTTCCAAGCGGTGGTGGGCTACGACCTCGAGGGCCTCAAGGCGGTGCGCTTCACTCCCGAGGGCATGCTCCTTTGGTACGGCCGGGGCGAGGAAGCAACCCGCCGGGGAGAACCCCGGATCATGAGCGCGGAGGAACGGCCCATTGCGGAGATCAGCCACCGCACCGCCCCTCCCGAAACCATGGACACCGCAGGGCGCGTGGGGGAAATACGGGCCAACCTGTGCCTTCCCGTACCCTACAAAGGCGAGGTGCTCGCCTACCTGAACTTGGACAACCACCACGACCCCCGGGCCTTCGGGGAGGATTCCCTCCAAGTGGCCCGCTTCTTCGCCGCCCCCTTGGCCACCCTCCTCCACGAGCACCGGACCCGACGCCTCCTAGAGGAAGCCGCCCTCACCGACCCCCTCACCGGGCTCCTCAACCGCCGGGCCTTCGACCGTCACTTCCTAGAAGAACTCCAGCGGGCAGAGCGCTACAATTACCCCCTATCCCTGGCCATCCTGGACCTAAAGGGCTTTAAACCCGTGAACGACCGCCTGGGCCACGCCGTGGGGGACCTGGCCCTCATCAAGGTAGCGGAAGCCCTGCAAAAGGAGCGGCGCAACGGGGACCGCATCTTCCGCTGGGGTGGGGACGAGTTCGCCGTCCTCTTCCCCCACACCCCCAAACAGGGGGCCGTCGCCGCCGCCTACCGCTACGCCAAGGCCATAGAACGGCTCTGTTTTGGCGAGATCTGCCTGGGGGTGAACATCGGGGTGGCGGCTTTCCCCGAGGACGGCACCACCCCGGACGAACTCCTCTCCGCCGCTGACACCCGCATGTACCAGGCCAAGGCCAAAGGCTTGGCGGTAGTGGCCTGA